The nucleotide sequence CAAAAATGTTGTAGATTACCCTGGCACCAACGGTTGTCTCTTTTCAAACTTTCCAGAAGATTGGGAGGACATTCCTCGTAAGAACCTTCTAAATCGTATGCAAACCAAACAGTATATCCAGCTTTTCTAATTAAGGCCGCTTCTACCGTATCGTGGGAAAGGATCTTTCCTCCTATGGCACCTTCTCCAGGTAAACCGGGAAGTCCGCAATGTTCCATAAACGGTTTTAATCGTACGATCGCATTATGGCCCCAGAAAGGCCCCGAAAATACCTGCCAATAATAAGATCCCGCTCCGAAAATAGGATTACCCAGCCAGGTCCCGAATTGTGCGAGCCTTTGGAACAAACTTTTTCCTCGGACGATCTTTGGTACGGTTTGTATGATTCCTGCGTTAGGCACCGCTTCCATGAGACGGATCAGATTCAGCATACATTCACCGGTTACCAGACTGTCCGCATCCAAGACGATCATATACCTATAACGTCTTCCCCATCTCCTACAGAAATCCGCGATATTCCCCGATTTTTTGTTCAGGTTGATCCTTCTTTTTCTGTAATATACCCTTCCCTTTGTTTCCGGTTTTCTGGAAAGTTTAGAGAATGCTTTCTCTTCCTGTAGCCAAATGTCCGGATCGGTAGTATCGGATAATAAGAAGAAGTCCAAGTTTTCTCCGAGACCCACCGAGGCAGCGGACTTCATCATGGATTCCAGACCTGCTGCTACTCTAGCGACATCCTCGCAATGGATCGGGATCACTACTGCGGTCGGCGGGAGTTCGTTCGGGTGCACTTTCTGTCCGGCAATCAAACCGGAGATACGTGTGGGATCTCCGCCTCTGATCCTTTGGATCGTCCCAAAAATCGCGGTGGTGGCACCGAATGCCAATAAAGGAAATAAAAAACAGAAAAGCAAAAGTGTCGCCCATTCAAGCGGAGAGATCCCGTTTATTAGAAGAAAACGATATTCTAAATAAATCCCGAATAAGGAAAGAAGTCCGAGAACTCCCACGAAACCCAATCTTCTATACGTAAACTTTCTGGAGTCAAAGGCTTCTTTTAAGATCCCTTCAGGCTCGGGTATACTTGTAGGAAAAGTTTCCGTCGTCATGAAAAATACCAAAAAGCCAGAGAGATATAAACAGCGGCCCAAAATAATGCAGTAAGGACCAGAGCAACGGGTTCCGGTTTTTCCGCAGAAGGAGAAGCCAAGTCCGCAAGCGGCCCGAAATCGATCGGTCTAGGAACCATTGAACCGGGCTCCAAAGGAGGCAAGCTACTCTCCCACTCACGATGTAATTTTACGGAGGTTTCTTCTTTAAAAATTTCGAATATATTTTTGTCCGAGGAGTTGGATTTTTCGAAAACTTTGGAAAGAGTATTATGGATCTCTAAACTATCTTCGATCCCCATCCCTCTTAAGTAAAGTTCCAGACGTTCCCATTCTTTGGAAAGATGAGGATTTCCCGAAGGACCCGAGTCTCTCTCGAATTCCTGTTTTTTCTTAGTTCGGCTCAAGTACGAAATTCCAGGTTTCAGAAATGATTTCTTGGTTTCTGCTCAATGCCGCCTTCAGATCGGATGGCCTAAATTTGTTCTTAGGATATACTCCGAAGGTTAGTCTCCATACTCCTGTCTCTTCTATCTTTTGAACGGAATATTCGGATAATTCCGCATTTTCTCCCGTATCTATCCTTGCCTGAATGTATGCGAACGGATCCAAAGAACTTAAGTTGGAACTTTTGAAATCCACATAGAACATCTTCAAGTCCGGATCTCCTTGTGCGTCCCCGATCCGGGTAGCTACCACTTTTGCCAAAGAATCAGGAAGCGGATCCGTATCCGGCCAACGAACCGTATAAGAAAAATCGAATGGAGTTCCGGGTTGGGGAAGAGGCTCAGGCATCCAATAAGCCCCCATATTATCATCCGAATCCTGGATGGTAGGATTTTCCAAAAGATGAACTGCCCCTTTTCCAAAGGGAATTTCAGGTTCCACCCAGGCGCTCGGCCGGAGGTGGTATTTCATTTCGCTATGTTGGTAATTCTGGAATTCCCGGTCCCTTTGGATCAGTCCGAACCCTCTTGGATTTTCGTCATGAAAAGAATATGTAGTGCTACGTTTCGGATTGTCAAGGGGCCTCCAGATCCATTCTCCTTTTCCGGAATGGATCAATAAGCCGTCGGAATCGTGGGATTCAGGATATGCTTGTCCTTTAGGAATTCCTCGCGTCTCGCTATACCAATACATACTGGTTAAAGGAGCGATCCCAAGCCGATCTACCTTCGTCCTCAGAGTCACCTCTGCACTTACTTTAACGGCGGAAATTTTTCCCGGAGTGATCTGGAATTCGTAAGCACCAGTAGCAGTTTTTCCGTCAAGAAGAGCATATACCGTGATCGAAGAATCGGTCTTGTCCGGTTTGACTACGTAAAATTCCCGAAAAGAAGGAAAGTCTTCCGGATAAGGCATACCAGTATTGACTGCAATCCCACGAGCGGAAAGCCCATACCATTGTTTTTTGGAAATGATCCTATAATAACTTGCACCCTGGAAGACGGCAAACTCATCCGTATGTTCTTGTGTATTGATCGGAAAGTGGATCTTGAATCCCGAATAACCCAGGTTAGGTGGAAGTTCTCCCACACCTTTTAACTTGGATAGATCAAAGGCGGAAGGATCGTAAGGGATCTCTCTTGCGAAATCACCTCGTACTTCGAATACTCTTACATTGGTATTGTATAAATGCCCAGGATGTAAAAACTGCAACTGGAAAGGATTTCCTTCCTTTTTCCATACGGATCTTTCGGGACGGAAATAAATATTCTTGTATTGGTCCCAAGGCAGACCTTTTAAAAAGTCGGTAGTGGAACGTCTAGGCGGAATGTAACGTAGTTTGGATAATGCCCTCGCTCTTGATTTGAGGTCGGAGAATGAGAATTTGAAGGTAGGATGAGTTTGTTGGTCGGAAATTTCCCCCTCTCTCACGCTAAGCAAAGGAGAAGAAGAGAAATCGGGTTCTTCTCTATCCCGCCTCTGCTGTCTATCTGCGACGGCAAAGAGTAAGGCAGTCGCCACAAAGGCTAGAATTATATGCAAACGTAACAATTCTTATCCTTCCTTTCGACAGAACGGATCTCATGACCAGTGTATCATTCGTACATAGATAGGGCAAGGTCTTTTAAGCCCGAATCCCCATCGAACTCATCTCAACCTTGCCCTTGATACGCGAAATCAGATCCTAAAAATTAACTTTATTTAGGTGTCACTTTCACAAAATACTTTTTGGAATCATCCCAAGCTTTCAAGATCTCTTCAGAAAGTTCGGATCCGGTTAACTTGGTATGTTCAGTAATTAAAGACTTTATGATATCGTAATCTTCGTTTTCTAGATCCACGATTTTCACGTATTCTTTGTTGATTAAAGGTTCCAACTCCCAATCTTTCTGGAAGAAGTAAGCCTTTCCTCCGGTCATTCCGGCGCCCATATTCTTACCGACTGTTCCCAAACAAACGATTGTCCCGCTAGTCATGTATTCTAAGAAGTGATCGCCTGCTCCGCCTACAACCGCATCCGCTCCGGAGTTTCTTACTCCGAATCTTTCTCCCGCTCTACCGGAACTGAAAAGTTTTCCGGAAGTAGCACCGTAAAGACAGGTATTGCCGATGATCACATTCTCATACGCTTTTAATTTGGAACGTCTATGTTTGCGAATTACGATCGTTCCACCGCAAAGTCCTTTTCCAACATAGTCGTTTGCATCCCCGTGAAGAGTGATCTGTACTCCTTTTACGAGCCATGCTCCTAGGGACTGACCTGCGGTTCCCTCGAGAATAATTTCCAATTTTCCGGGAAGACCTTTGGAGCCGTATTTACGTGCGATAATTCCGGAAACTTTCGCTCCCACAGTCCTGTTCGTATTTTTCACCGAATAAGAAAGTGACATAGAAGTTTTTCCTTCTAACGCAGGCTCCGCATCTTTTAGGATACGATCGTCCAGAACTTCACCGACTGATTCTCTTCTTACGAATCTGTCTTTTTTCTTCTTAGGGTCATAAAGAAGAGGAAGACGTACCAAAATCGGATTCAAATCCAAAGAATCCAAGCGGTCTTGTTCATAACGTGTAATCTGTTTCAGAAGGTCCGTTCTGCCTATGATCTCGTCCATAGAGCGGAATCCCAACTTAGCCAGATACTCACGAACTTCCATAGCAAGAAGAGTCATCAGAGTAGCGACCTGATCGGGAGATCCTTTGTACTTCGCTCTGAACTTAGGGTCTTGGGTAGCGATCCCCGTAGGACAGTTATTCAAATGGCATTTTCTTGCCATGATACAACCTAACGCCACAAGGGAAGCGGTCCCGATCCCGTATTCTTCCGCACCTAAACATGCAGCGATGATCACGTCCCTTCCGGAAACGATACCTCCGTCCGTACGGAGAACCACTCTATCACGCAGACCGTTCATTACTAAAACTTGATGTGTTTCCGAAAGCCCAAGCTCCCAAGGAGATCCGGCATGTTTGATGGAAGTAAGAGAAGCAGCTCCGGTTCCCCCCACATGCCCCGAGATCAGGATCACGTCGGCGTTCGCTTTTGCAACACCGGCTGCGATCGTTCCCACTCCCGCTTCGGATACCAGTTTAACGGAAACCTGAGCGGTATGGTTGGCTTGTTTCAAGTCGTAGATTAACTGAGACAAGTCCTCGATCGAATAAATATCGTGGTGAGGAGGAGGAGAGATCAGATCGATTCCCTGAGGAGTATGGCGGTTCGTCGCGATCTCCTCGTTGTTCTTCTTGCCTGGAAGTTGTCCACCTTCTCCCGGTTTAGCTCCTTGAGCGATCTTGATCTCCAACTCTTTTGCAGAGTTCAGATATTCGGAAGTCACTCCGAATCTTCCAGAAGCGACTTGTTTGATGGAAGAATTCGCCAGATCCCCTTTCGAATCCACGACGTAACGAGATGGATTCTCTCCACCTTCTCCGGAGGAAGATTTCGCTCCCAAGCGGTTCATTGCGACCGCAAGGTCGGTGTGAGCTTCGATAGAAAGAGCGCCATGGCTCATACCGGGGGTTAAGAAACGTTTTTGGATCTCGGAAACCGTTTCTACTTCTTCGATCGGAACAGGTGCACGATCTACGAAATCGAATAGATCTCTGATATTGATCGGATCACTTTCTTCCATTAACTTAGAAGCTTCCAAAAATGCTTCATAATCATTATCCACCGCCGCTTTGCGGATGAATTTTACTACTTTAGGAGACCATCTATGAGGTTGGTCGTCCTTTTCGGAGATAAAGTCTTCCGGATTAATCTCTTTATTGAATGCGGAGTCGTGGTTGCGCAGAATATTCTGCTCGATACCCCCGATACCGATCCCGGAAATTCTAGAATAAGTTCCCGGGAAGTATTTAGAAATTAGAGTTCGAGAAAGACCGATCGCTTCGAATACCTGTCCGCCCACATAGGAAGACATGATGGAAATTCCCATCTTAGACATGATCTTCAGAAGTCCGTCATCCACCCCTGCACGATAGTTGCTGCATAGAGTAGCGAAAGATGGACGAGTACCGTCTTCCGCATCGAAATCTCCCTTGGACCATAGGTCATGAAGAGTGTCCCAGATCAGGTAACTGTTCACACCGGAAGCTCCATATCCTAACAGAACCGCCACATTATGGATTTCGAATGCGGATCCGGTTTCCACTAAGATACTAGTCGCTGCACGTTTTTTGTTTCGGATCAAATGATTATGGACCGCTGCTACTGCCAATTCCATAGGAATAGGTGCACGGTCTTTGTTCAGTTTTTTGTCCGATAAGATCAGTATATTCACTTCGGATTCCGCAGCTTTTACCGCATCCGCAAGTAATTGGTCCAATGCAAGTTCTAGATAATTTCTTGCCGCACCTTCTTCATGATGAGCTTCGAAAGTTGCATCCAAAGTCAGGACTTTGTATTGTTTTCCGTCCTTGTCCCTAATCCTTTGTAATCCGAGATTGGTTAGGTATGGATGAGAAAGTACTAGACAATTCTGGGGTTTTTCATCCGCGAAAAGATTTGTCTTCTTTACGAGACGAGTATAAAGAGAAGTAACTCCCTTCTCTCTCAGATAATCGATCGGAGGGTTTGTCACCTGAGCGAATCTCTGGCGGAAATAAGTATATAGTCCGATACGAGAAAGCATTAGGATAGAAAGAGGAGTATCATCTCCCATGGAACCGATCGCTTCTTTACCTGCGATCGCCTGAGGTTTAATTACCGCTTTTTGTTTATATGGAGAATACGCAAAAAGAATCTGTCTTCTTCTCAGTTCGTCTCCGGAATAAGTGATGGTTTTAGTAATAGATTCATCAATAGTTTGATCCAGATACTCCACATTCTCTTTGGACCATTCTCTATAATCGTATTTTTTCTCGAATAGAGCGTTGACGTCCTCGTTAAAATAGATCTTACCTTCTTTCAGGTTGATCGCGAGCATATCACCAGGACCTAATCTTCCTTTTTTGGTGATGATCTCTTCGTCGATGTGGACTAAACCGGTTTCGGAGCCCATGACGACGAGTCCATCCTCGGTGACCACATATCTTGCAGGACGAAGTCCGTTTCTGTCTAAACTTCCTCCGACCCAATCACCTTCTGCGAAAGCAAGTGCAGCCGGCCCGTCCCATGGTTCGGTAAGAGTATTATTGTACTCGTAGAATGATTTCAGTCCTTCAGTCATCTGAACGTTCTTACTCCACGCATTCGGTATCAACATCGCTTTTGCATGAAGAACGTCCTTACCGGAACGTACGATCGCTTCCATTGCGTTGTCTAAACTTGCAGAGTCGGATAAATGAGGTCGAATGATCGGATGGATCTCTTTTTGGAACTCCCCCCATTTTTCACAGGCCAGTTCCTCTTCCCTTGCAAGCATCCAAATCCTATTCCCTACGATGGTATTGATCTCTCCGTTATGTGCTAAGATCCGGAAAGGTTGAGCTAAAGCCCAGCTTGGGAAAGTGTTTGTGGAATATCTTTGGTGGAAGATACAATAAGGAGAAACCATCTCCTCACTTTTTAGATCCTCGTAAAACTGAGAGACCTGGTTTCCATTGAATAATCCCTTGAATGTGATCCTTTCGGAAGAGAAGGAACAAATATAGAAATCCTCGCTCATGGAAAGCCTGAGCGCATCTCTCATCACTTTCTTTTGGATCAGGAATAATTTAGTCTCGAAATCCTCGTTTGACATCCCATCCGGTTTTCCGATCAATACTTGTTCGATCTGAGGCCGAGAAGCGTTCGCCTTAGGTCCCAGAACCTCCGGATTTACGGGAACATATCTCCAAGCATATAGCTTGAAGTTGAATTGCATTAGTGCTGATTCGATGAGACTACGACAAACATCTTGTTTGTCTATGTCCTCTCTTGGTAGGAACACCATCCCCACACCGATAGAATCCTCATCTGGGCGTCTGTGACCCATCTCTTCGATGTATTTCGCAAACAGTTTTTTAGGAATACGGATCATGATCCCGGCGCCGTCTCCGGTTTGCATATCTGCATCTACGGCTCCACGGTGGGTAAGGCATGCGACCGCCTTCAAACCCATAGATACAACTCGGTGACTGGACTCGCCCTTATAAGAAGCGACGAAGCCTACTCCGCAGTTATCGCGCTCGAAGGATCTGTCGTATAGACCGTTCTCCTCCAAGTACTTTTGGATCCGCAACTGTTCGTCAAGGTGTAACATCCGCTAAGGTTCCTCTTTAGGGTTGGTATAAAATCCGGGACTCTACTCTTTGCCTTGGTCCACGGACGGGGAACCCCCACCCACGCGATGTTTGGCTGAATTTTGTAGCAAATGTCCGATTCTTAGACCAGTAAATTTACGAGTGCCTAGTTTGAAAACGATCTTTTTAAAGGAATCCAGAGCCAAATCGCATATATACGGCTTATATCAGCCTCAGGTTCGCACGGAGAGCACTGAGTTCACGGAGATATAAGGTAGAGCAAGCCCTCCGTGGTCTCTGTGCGAAACTAGTTTCTGCGGATCGAAAGAACTGGGTTTAAGAATAGATCGGTTAGGATCTTTCTTTGGCTAGAGTCAGGGATACGAGAAAGAAGCTGGTCCATCTTTCCTTTGATCTGAGCGAAATCAGGATATTCATCCATGACCCTCAGGATATGAGGCCAGGCTTTTTTTACAAGTTCGGCCACCGCCGGGCTTGCAGTTCTCGCCTTGTTCCAAGAAGATTCCAATTGGTTTCGAATGCGGAAAAAATCACGACCTAGTTCCAAAACCTTTCTGAGTCTAGATTCCGAAAGACCGGTGCGAGCTCCTAATTGGCCGAGGGTCCCATCCCATTCTACCACTTCTCCTTTAGATTCTTTTAAAAGAGAAGTTTGTAATTGTACGAGTGCATTCTCTTCGACAGGTAAAGAAGCCACCCAACGTTTATACTCTTCCAGCTGTCCCGCTTTTTGGAATACCCGGACCTTCCCGACCTGATCCATATATTTGGAAAACGGAATACTCACAGGAGGTTCGGAGAAACTTGGAGAATCGCCTCCAAAATCCCCGTCGAAATGGAGATCATCCACATCCGCTAGGATATCTTCTCCCACCTGGACTGGAGAATCGTCTTCCTCCAATTCTTCTACCTTCATAATCAAAGGTTTACCGGAGAATAGTTCACCATATTTTTTTAATATTTCTTCTAAAATAGGAGTTTCCGGTCCTTTACGCACCGGAGCAGCTTGGACAGGTCTGGCAGCGGCACCCGCTGCTGCGGTTTCTCTGGCTACTTCTCCCAAGGCAGCTGCTTCTCTTTTTTTGCCGGTAGCTATATCTACCAAATAGATCATTCCTTCTTCCGATTCGAATTTATGACCTGCGGGAAATGTAAATCCAAGTCCTTCTAAGATCTCTTCAGAAATTTTAGAATATTTTTTCTTACGAGGGGTTTGCTCTGCGGCGGACTCTTGTTCGATAAGTTTCGTTTTTACCTTATTTAACGCCCCCAAGAAGTTTCGGTTCATGTAGGAAGAAAGTTCCCCCGAACCCATTCCGAGAAACTGAGCGAATTGAGGAAGTTGATCGAAAAAATGATCCGTCTTTTGGACATTACTCGAGATATAAGAACGTATCTTTGATTTAAGAGCTTCTTGTTCTTTAGCAGGGATTTTTTTAGCGGAGATCAAGGTCCCGAAAAGTTGGATATGAGTATGGAAATAACTTAAAAATTCCCCGTACGCGGTTAGAACGTACTCTCCATGGGAATTTTTTTCTATGACCTTTCTGTCTGGACCTGCCATAATCTGGATTCGCAGTCAAGTTTTTACAACCCTAGACCGGAATTCAAGACAATTAAGTTACGGATCTCTCTTAAACAGTCTTAGGAATCGTTTCTTCGCTGGGGCTTCCGCTGATGATCCTGTATCTCAAGAATGTGTTGCAAGTGGCCTCTTCGGAATAACGGACCAGATCATAATCCGGACGGGGAGAACGGAAAAAAGAAGAATGGGCCAGACGTTCTGTCACTTCTTTTCGGATATGAGCTCTCGCTTCGTTCCTCCTAATGTAAACGGAAGGAACTACTATATCATTCTTATAAGATAAAATATTATTTCTATAAATCGCAACGGTTAGGCGGATGCGGTATGATTTATTCTCCGTCAGGTCTTTTGGTTCCAGATATTCCATACCGAGGCCCTTTGTTTGAAAATCTTTTTAGACTTTCTATAACCAAAGTATCGGATTTTCCACCCCCCGATCTCAAATTCGAGAGATGGATTTTTTTTACTTTTGGAAAATTTAGTTTCTACCGATAGGCGAAAGTTTCGCACGGAGGCCACGGAGGAAATCTTATAGGAATTCCAACAGACTGCTCACACCTTCGTGCTCTCTGTGTGCTCTGTGCGAAATAAATTAAGGTAACATAATTTTGTGCAAACTCCAAGGAGTCGCTAAAAAGGAAGAATCTCCCGTATCGGAAACATAAAAAGCCGACGGAGAAATCTGGTTCGTAGGAATCGAAGTTTGATTCAATTCCGTAAAGTTCCCATCCCGCTTAAACACTTTGTATCCGTTATTCGAAGTTCCTTCTAGGGTATATAAATTCCCTGACTTGTCCGTTGTGATCTGTTTGAAAGGAGTCGTAGCGGATTGGGCCAAATTATTCCAATCTAAAGTATTGGAATTGAACTTAGAAATGGAAGTATGAATATCACTTTCGCCCATTCCTACGATCATATGATAAAAATTCCCGGCATAGTCCGTTTCCAACTCTTGTGTACTCATGATAAAAAATTCTCTATAAGAATTATCTAAATAATTTCCGTCCCCTCCCCCATTGATAGAAGAGAAATTCAAATAAGTGAAGAAGTCTTCTTCCCCCATATCCACAAAATCACTGAATACTTTTCCGTCCGTAACGGCGATATTCGTGAAAGGAACGAATGAATTCGCAGGTAACGTGCGAGTGGTCACCCCGGTAAAGTCCGTTTT is from Leptospira sp. WS58.C1 and encodes:
- a CDS encoding glucan biosynthesis protein, which codes for MHIILAFVATALLFAVADRQQRRDREEPDFSSSPLLSVREGEISDQQTHPTFKFSFSDLKSRARALSKLRYIPPRRSTTDFLKGLPWDQYKNIYFRPERSVWKKEGNPFQLQFLHPGHLYNTNVRVFEVRGDFAREIPYDPSAFDLSKLKGVGELPPNLGYSGFKIHFPINTQEHTDEFAVFQGASYYRIISKKQWYGLSARGIAVNTGMPYPEDFPSFREFYVVKPDKTDSSITVYALLDGKTATGAYEFQITPGKISAVKVSAEVTLRTKVDRLGIAPLTSMYWYSETRGIPKGQAYPESHDSDGLLIHSGKGEWIWRPLDNPKRSTTYSFHDENPRGFGLIQRDREFQNYQHSEMKYHLRPSAWVEPEIPFGKGAVHLLENPTIQDSDDNMGAYWMPEPLPQPGTPFDFSYTVRWPDTDPLPDSLAKVVATRIGDAQGDPDLKMFYVDFKSSNLSSLDPFAYIQARIDTGENAELSEYSVQKIEETGVWRLTFGVYPKNKFRPSDLKAALSRNQEIISETWNFVLEPN
- the mdoH gene encoding glucans biosynthesis glucosyltransferase MdoH is translated as MTTETFPTSIPEPEGILKEAFDSRKFTYRRLGFVGVLGLLSLFGIYLEYRFLLINGISPLEWATLLLFCFLFPLLAFGATTAIFGTIQRIRGGDPTRISGLIAGQKVHPNELPPTAVVIPIHCEDVARVAAGLESMMKSAASVGLGENLDFFLLSDTTDPDIWLQEEKAFSKLSRKPETKGRVYYRKRRINLNKKSGNIADFCRRWGRRYRYMIVLDADSLVTGECMLNLIRLMEAVPNAGIIQTVPKIVRGKSLFQRLAQFGTWLGNPIFGAGSYYWQVFSGPFWGHNAIVRLKPFMEHCGLPGLPGEGAIGGKILSHDTVEAALIRKAGYTVWFAYDLEGSYEECPPNLLESLKRDNRWCQGNLQHFWFLFVGGLRISSRIHILLGILSYGSSLLWALLLIATSFTVMADTDYYRLASIPEEWAQFQESMYLPVFYGLQIYTILILFMPRILSFLDGLFFRRKESGIGFFSFIFSFFVEFIQSVILAPAYMVQYTRFLWMTFWNRKIEWGPQNRDPAQGIDRMAAARALLPQAFYGTGISIWLFVYYPVLFYWLLPITGGWLLSYFWAVWTSSSKQGELWKRRGFLLTPEETKKDPLLTDTEKFEKEYSEFLEGMGSGRGIFLSVVDPLLFRFHTSRLRTRKKESDARKRYMDTLVSNWKESGPDSLNPKEMNRLLWDKRTLNDLHFWFWETDLSKTHPWWKERFLEYQTRIRREQIVSWFR
- the gltB gene encoding glutamate synthase large subunit is translated as MLHLDEQLRIQKYLEENGLYDRSFERDNCGVGFVASYKGESSHRVVSMGLKAVACLTHRGAVDADMQTGDGAGIMIRIPKKLFAKYIEEMGHRRPDEDSIGVGMVFLPREDIDKQDVCRSLIESALMQFNFKLYAWRYVPVNPEVLGPKANASRPQIEQVLIGKPDGMSNEDFETKLFLIQKKVMRDALRLSMSEDFYICSFSSERITFKGLFNGNQVSQFYEDLKSEEMVSPYCIFHQRYSTNTFPSWALAQPFRILAHNGEINTIVGNRIWMLAREEELACEKWGEFQKEIHPIIRPHLSDSASLDNAMEAIVRSGKDVLHAKAMLIPNAWSKNVQMTEGLKSFYEYNNTLTEPWDGPAALAFAEGDWVGGSLDRNGLRPARYVVTEDGLVVMGSETGLVHIDEEIITKKGRLGPGDMLAINLKEGKIYFNEDVNALFEKKYDYREWSKENVEYLDQTIDESITKTITYSGDELRRRQILFAYSPYKQKAVIKPQAIAGKEAIGSMGDDTPLSILMLSRIGLYTYFRQRFAQVTNPPIDYLREKGVTSLYTRLVKKTNLFADEKPQNCLVLSHPYLTNLGLQRIRDKDGKQYKVLTLDATFEAHHEEGAARNYLELALDQLLADAVKAAESEVNILILSDKKLNKDRAPIPMELAVAAVHNHLIRNKKRAATSILVETGSAFEIHNVAVLLGYGASGVNSYLIWDTLHDLWSKGDFDAEDGTRPSFATLCSNYRAGVDDGLLKIMSKMGISIMSSYVGGQVFEAIGLSRTLISKYFPGTYSRISGIGIGGIEQNILRNHDSAFNKEINPEDFISEKDDQPHRWSPKVVKFIRKAAVDNDYEAFLEASKLMEESDPINIRDLFDFVDRAPVPIEEVETVSEIQKRFLTPGMSHGALSIEAHTDLAVAMNRLGAKSSSGEGGENPSRYVVDSKGDLANSSIKQVASGRFGVTSEYLNSAKELEIKIAQGAKPGEGGQLPGKKNNEEIATNRHTPQGIDLISPPPHHDIYSIEDLSQLIYDLKQANHTAQVSVKLVSEAGVGTIAAGVAKANADVILISGHVGGTGAASLTSIKHAGSPWELGLSETHQVLVMNGLRDRVVLRTDGGIVSGRDVIIAACLGAEEYGIGTASLVALGCIMARKCHLNNCPTGIATQDPKFRAKYKGSPDQVATLMTLLAMEVREYLAKLGFRSMDEIIGRTDLLKQITRYEQDRLDSLDLNPILVRLPLLYDPKKKKDRFVRRESVGEVLDDRILKDAEPALEGKTSMSLSYSVKNTNRTVGAKVSGIIARKYGSKGLPGKLEIILEGTAGQSLGAWLVKGVQITLHGDANDYVGKGLCGGTIVIRKHRRSKLKAYENVIIGNTCLYGATSGKLFSSGRAGERFGVRNSGADAVVGGAGDHFLEYMTSGTIVCLGTVGKNMGAGMTGGKAYFFQKDWELEPLINKEYVKIVDLENEDYDIIKSLITEHTKLTGSELSEEILKAWDDSKKYFVKVTPK